The genomic DNA TTCGCAAGCGTTATTAATGGGAAATCGGTATGGCTTTGGTAATGGGATGTTTTGTCATTTTTGGAACGTTGATAATGCCACAATTGTGGCCATGCAACAGGAATTGTCTCAATCCAAAACCTATAAAATGATTGATCCCACGGCCGGTGAATTCCCTGAAGCCATTAATTCGTTTTATGGCAGTTATGAGTTTGAAAGTGATACGAATCAGTTAAGTAACCAAAGTGCGCTGGTAATCGGGAAGGGGCGGAATCACCTCGGTCCGAATACGGCTGCTGACACGTATACGGCTGAAATGTTGATTCAACTGCATAAATTAGGGTACAAAACGATTATTCTCAATAATAATCCGAACTCGGTCTCCCTGATTCCTGCAATTAGTGATAAGCAGTACATTGAACCGGTTCAACTCGGTGAGATTTTAAACGTGATTGACCTTGAAAAACCCAAGTACGTATTTTTACCTGGGAATCGTCATTTTTTAATTCGTGAACTACAAAAGTTGCAGGGGACCTTTAAGTTAATCGTATTACCACCGGATCAAGAAACCGGGACGATTTACCAAGACCGAGCTGATTTTGCGCTGGACGTTTTAGTAAGTCCCCAGGCCATCATTCCCATCTCGACGGTTGGGTTTCGTGCCCAAATGGAGGGGGCCGGGAACCACCTGGAGGAACAAACGAGCTATTACGTGCCGGATGCAGAGCAGCAACTTGACGTGCCGCGGTTGGAACAGTTGGCAACTGCTGAAATTAAACGGCATCCGTTAACCGGACTAATTCAAGTTCTTTTTGCAATTGACTCCGACGGTAACTACGTGGTTACTGGGATAACCCCGTTACGAATTACGGAGACAATTTTCCTAAATCAAGTGACAGAAATTAATTGGATTCGGGTGTTAATGCAAATGTACACTGGTCATTTTGACCCGGAACCGTTACAAAAACGGCTTCCCCAAATCAATGCAGCGGGGCGCTTTGCCATCATGCAGATTACATTTCCGTTCAAGCACTTAGGGATTAACAACGTTTTGAAACGCCGGCGGTATGAGATTGGCGCTAAAATTTCGTTTGGAAATAGTCTGACTGATTCTACTGATCACCTCTTAAAATAATAAAAAAAACGGATTTGTATGACACAAATCCGTTTTTTTTATTATTAAGCACTGTTACTGGTGGAGCGCGTTGCGACGCAATTGTTCAACTAACTGGGGATCGGGAGTAACGTAGACCGTTTTTTGCCCCGTATAATGAACGAGTCCCGGTTTGCCCCCGTTGGGCTTTTTAACCCGTTTGACAGGCGCATAGTCAACCGGAACGTTCGCGGAATCACGTGCTTTGGAAAAGTAGGCGGCTAGGTTGGCTGCTTCTAAAATGGTTTGGTCGCTAGGGTTAAAACTGCGAATAATCACATGGGAACCGTGGATCTTTTGGGTATGCAACCAGGTTTCCCGTTTATCTGCAGTTTTTAACGTAAGTTGATCATTTTGTAAGTTATTTTTTCCCACCAAAATGACGGTTCCATCGGAAGCAACGAAGCGTTCCGGTTGGCTCACAGGCACCTTTTTGGGTCGCTTGTTGGTCTGACGTTTTAAGTAACCGGCCTGTTGAAGTTCCGTTTTAATGTCTGCCAGATTTTCGGGACTGGCCAACTCAATTTGACTTTCAATTGCTTCAAAATAATCGAGTTCTGCTTGGGTCCGGTGCATTTGTTCAGTAATGTATTGGCCAGCATTCTTTTTCTTCTGAAACTGTTTAAAGTACCACTGGGCATTTGCAACGGGGGAAAGCTCTGGTTTCAGGTTAATTTGGAGGGGCCGGTTATTATCATAGAAATTCGGCAGTTCGATGCTGGTCATCCCCGGGTGAACTTGTTGCAGATAGGTCATAAGGACCTCACCCTTAATCCGATACTGATCGGCATTGGTTGCTTCCATAGCATCCTGCGCTAGCCGTTTAAGTTTTTTCCGATTCTTTTTTAACTCCGTTCGGGTGACTTGAATTAATTGGGCTCCTTGTTCGCGAACTCGTTCACGCTGGACCTTCGTTTGAAAAAAATGATCCAACAGCACGCTTAAAGAAGGGAAATGCTGGTCTGTTTCTAGGGGTGGGTAGGGGAAGGGGGCAAACCCTAATGTTCCCTGGTCCGAGAGGGTGGTGACCGGATCCGGGGTTGCAAACCGCTTCCAAAAACCAGTGTAGTTAGTGGCCAACGAGTTACCTGCTTGGTGGAGTGCTTCAGCTAGTGCTAATGAAGTATCCGAACCCAGTCCTTGTAGGGTTTTGCGCAGTTCTGTTGCTAGACTTTCCACGTTCGGAAAATCATGCTCTAATTGTTCAATGATGCTAAAATCGTGAAGTTGAAACGGATTGAGCAGGTCCTGGTGGGGTGGATTTACGTATTTAGAACCAGGGAGCAGGGTCCGATATCGATTTTTATCGGGACCGACGCGCTTGATGGCATCAATGATGTTACGATCGTGAGCTTCCACCAAAATGATGTTACTGTGGCGGGCCATAATTTCGACAACGACCACTAATTCTTCCAAGTCACCAATTTCATTACGCGTATTGATGTGCAGGTGGACCACTCGGTCATTATCAACCTGATGAATCTCCTTGATGAAACTACCTTGTAAGTGTTTGCGTAACGTCATGGTAAAATTGTTCGGAACTTTCGGATTCTGAAAGGGAACTTCCGTGATTTGAATTCGCGCGTACGTAGGATTGGCCGAGAACAGAACTTGTTGATTCTGTTGCTGGGCGCGGACCGTCATGATGATTTCATGTGGGTATGGTTCACTAATCTTAGTAATCCGGCCGCCCGTTAGTTTAGTTTGTAATTCGTTAACCATGGCATGGGTAAAGGAACCATCAAATGACATAACTTGTCTCCTTTGCAATTTAACGTTATTTTAAGTATAACTGATAACTTAGGGAACGAACAGCAAACAGCAGGAAGAAAAATCGCAATCTTGTATCAGGCAATTAATGCTATAATGGTTAGCGGAGGATCTGATGATGAAAAATAGTTTAAGCGCATTACGTGACGTTAGTAAGCTTCACCAACATAATTTACAAGTAATTACAAAAGCTTATAATGTAACTATTTCTGAATGGCAACTGTTAATGGCCATTCAGCAGACCGTTGATACTCAAGAAAAGTTAGCGCAAGCCCTAAAGCTTGATACATCAACGCTTTCGCGCCAATTAAAACGGTTACTAACCAAGGAAATGCTGGCTAAGCGGGCAGTCGGTCAGGATCGGCGTCAACTGGTTTACAGTCTCACAGACGCTGGGCAAACAGCTTTAACGCAAGTTAATCAGGATTATGACCAGTTCCAACAACGAATTTTTGCGCAGTGGACCGCAGACGAATCCCAGCTACTCAAAATTCTCTTGAATCGATTAGAAACTAGTATGAAAAGATTAGATAAACGGGGTGCATAGATTGAAAACCGCAATTGTGACGGATAGTACGTGCTATTTGTCTCAAACAGACATTCAAAAATATAACATTCAGATTATTCCGTTAGAAATTATTTTTGGAACTGATGAATACTTAGAAAACGTAACGATTACCAGTCAGGAATTCTATCCGAAATTAGCCGCCATGGCTGAGTTACCAACCACGTCGCAGCCAGCTACCGGTCAACTAATTGACCTATACAATCGGTTGGCGGACGCTGGTTATGAAAATGTGATTACCATCACGCTAGCAGGTACCATTTCGGGCTTCTATAACCAAATTTGTAACTTAGCGCAGCAAATCACCCGCCTTCGAATTATTCCCTTTGACTCCCAAATTACATTGGGCCTAATGGGCGATTTAGCAATTTACGCCGCCAAACTGGCTGCTGCCGACACTGATCCCGATGAGATTGTCGCTAGATTAAAGGAGCAACGGGCTACCATTGATGAATTATTCGTAGTCGACGACTTACAAAATCTCGTTAAAGGTGGTCGTTTGTCAAACGCGTCTTCATTTATTGGCGGTTTATTAAACATTAAGCCAATTTTAACGTTTGACAACCAGACCGACGAAATCGTGGCTTTTGATAAAACCCGGACGACGAAACGGGCGTTAAAACGAGTGGAAAAATTATTTAGTGAACGCCAACCAACTTTGAATTATCCGTTAAAAGCCTTTGTTTTTGATGCAAATGCCACGCAAGCTAGTCAGCAGTGGTTAGAGCAGCTGGAACGTAAATTTCCAACGGTGCACTTTGTAATGGCTGAGATTGGTCCGGTGATTGGCACCCACTTAGGGGCTGGAACGTTGGCTTTAGGTTGGGAACGTGACATTACTAAACTTTAAACCGTTTGGAGGACGAATTTAAAATTCGTCCTTTTTATTCGGTCATTTTAGGAATTAGTTTGGGGGATAGTATCGT from Fructilactobacillus ixorae includes the following:
- a CDS encoding DegV family protein → MKTAIVTDSTCYLSQTDIQKYNIQIIPLEIIFGTDEYLENVTITSQEFYPKLAAMAELPTTSQPATGQLIDLYNRLADAGYENVITITLAGTISGFYNQICNLAQQITRLRIIPFDSQITLGLMGDLAIYAAKLAAADTDPDEIVARLKEQRATIDELFVVDDLQNLVKGGRLSNASSFIGGLLNIKPILTFDNQTDEIVAFDKTRTTKRALKRVEKLFSERQPTLNYPLKAFVFDANATQASQQWLEQLERKFPTVHFVMAEIGPVIGTHLGAGTLALGWERDITKL
- a CDS encoding MarR family winged helix-turn-helix transcriptional regulator → MKNSLSALRDVSKLHQHNLQVITKAYNVTISEWQLLMAIQQTVDTQEKLAQALKLDTSTLSRQLKRLLTKEMLAKRAVGQDRRQLVYSLTDAGQTALTQVNQDYDQFQQRIFAQWTADESQLLKILLNRLETSMKRLDKRGA
- a CDS encoding Rqc2 family fibronectin-binding protein, encoding MSFDGSFTHAMVNELQTKLTGGRITKISEPYPHEIIMTVRAQQQNQQVLFSANPTYARIQITEVPFQNPKVPNNFTMTLRKHLQGSFIKEIHQVDNDRVVHLHINTRNEIGDLEELVVVVEIMARHSNIILVEAHDRNIIDAIKRVGPDKNRYRTLLPGSKYVNPPHQDLLNPFQLHDFSIIEQLEHDFPNVESLATELRKTLQGLGSDTSLALAEALHQAGNSLATNYTGFWKRFATPDPVTTLSDQGTLGFAPFPYPPLETDQHFPSLSVLLDHFFQTKVQRERVREQGAQLIQVTRTELKKNRKKLKRLAQDAMEATNADQYRIKGEVLMTYLQQVHPGMTSIELPNFYDNNRPLQINLKPELSPVANAQWYFKQFQKKKNAGQYITEQMHRTQAELDYFEAIESQIELASPENLADIKTELQQAGYLKRQTNKRPKKVPVSQPERFVASDGTVILVGKNNLQNDQLTLKTADKRETWLHTQKIHGSHVIIRSFNPSDQTILEAANLAAYFSKARDSANVPVDYAPVKRVKKPNGGKPGLVHYTGQKTVYVTPDPQLVEQLRRNALHQ